CAAGTTGGGGCTTGCAGAAAATGGTGTGAAATTTACTCTGTTTGATGTCAATTCCCTCAATGTCTCTAATGTGGAACAACTCTATGACAGACATTTCAGAACCATTTACCACGAGTTTTCGCACATTCTGCACCAGACTAAGGATTTCTCAGCAGAGTTTAAGAAAATCTCTGCTAAGGATTATGTATCAGATTCGTGGTCTGATGTGTGGCGAAATCCAAGAGACTTAGACGACCAAAATGCTCAAAAACCTTTGTCGCTAGAAGCAGGATTCATCTCAGATTACTCCTCAAAAGATGCCAACGAGGATTTTGTGGAGCTCATCGCGCACTATTTGACATATTCTCCAGAGAAGTGGAAGCAAACCCTAGACAAAGCGGCTGGTGCAAATGGTGATAAACCAGGGAAAAAAATCTTAGAGCAAAAAATAGGAATCGTTATCAGCTATATGAAAAAGGAATGGCAAATCGACCTTGATGCACTAAGAGATGAAATCCAAACGCGTGCCTCAAAAATAGGAGAATTAGAGATTGACCAATTGAAATAGAGTGAGTAATGGAGAGAAAATTATTTAAATATCTATTTCTGCTTTTTGCGATATTCTCTGGCTGTACAGGCTTCGAGGATGATGATTTATTCGGAGAACCCGCTTCGAAGAGATTAGAGCAGAATCGATTAGATGTTTTGAACGAACTGGAATCTTCATCAGAAGGATGGCTACTTCAGTATTATCCTCACCCAGATCAGATTTATGGAGGAATCAACTATTTTCTGAAATTTAAAGAAGGAAAGGTAGTTGCGACCATAGAGGGAACGCAGGGTGAAGTAGAGTCCTCATATCAAATAATAAGCCGAGGCGGAAGTGTAATTACATTTAATCAATACAATGAATTGTTGCATAAGTATGCCGTTCCGTCAGGTGCTAAACCCGAGGGAGACCAAGGAGATTTCGAATTCCTAGTATTGTCGTATGAAAATGGAGTCTATAACTTAAAAGGGCTTAGAACGGGCAACTATTGTAGATTATTGAAGATAAATGAGAATGTTCAATCCTTAGAAAGTAAAATCGACCAAGTTAAAGCCACTTCGTTAGATGGTCTTATATTTAATGAAGAAACGAATCTAAAAGGTGAGATTTCTAAGAGTACTAAGCAAATTAGCTTTGATACTGAGAATGGAGTATTAAGCCAGAGATTTATCTATACTGAAAATGGAATAAGATTATATGACCCGATAACAATTAATGGTAATGTTTACCAAGAATTTGTTTGGAATGCCAAAGATAAGCTGTACCGCCCAATAGGCGAAACAAATGCAGGATTCAGAGTAATACAGGCTCCTATTGATTTTTCTAAGAGATGGTCACTAGTTATAGACCCTCAAAAAGATAATGCTTGCCAGGAAATTAAAGATCTGCAAAATAAAATTCAGGCAGATATTTTGACACAATACCCAGGCGTATTCCTGTATTATCAGTATGATTTTGGAACCTTAACGGGGAAGATGTATGGGATGAGATTTGATGTGATAGATGCTAATACTTTTACCGTGTATGGCGCCACTTATAATGCTACTTTCAAAGGCGTAATAGGAGATGAAAATGCACTGGAATTTGTACCCAATTTCTATTACACTGAAAGCCAAGGAAGCTACTGGGAGTATTTTCCATCATTAAATGAAATCCTAAATAAATTTGCTTCAAACTCACCATACACCGTAACTAAAATTGATGAAGAGCAAAGAAAATTGGTGAGTAAGGAGAATCCAGAATTCTGGTTTGTACTAGGGCCACCACCAGTGGAAGATTAACAATTGTTTAAACAAATAAACCAGCAAAAAAATGAAAATATATAAATTCACGCAAATAGCATCTCTCGCCGCCGTGGCACTCCTTTCAGGGTGTGGGGGGCTTGAGACCGAGGACTTATTTGACAAGCCTTCCTCGATACGATTAGAGGAAAATCGCAACGAAATTCAATCTGCACTAGAAGCCAATGAAGAGGGCTGGGTGTTGCAATATTTCCCTCACCCAGATAGAATTTATGGTGGAGTGAATTATTTCCTCACTTTTAAGGACGGAAAGGTTACCGCAGCCCTAGAAGGTGATACGCAAAATGAGACTTCTGCTTATCAAGTCTTGACCCGAAGCGGAAGTGTATTAAGTTTTAGCCAATACAATTCCCTGCTTCACCAATACGCGAGCCCCTCAGAAAGTAAGCCTGAGGGAGATAAAGGAGATTTTGAGTTCCTCGTGCTGAGACAAAACCAAGATACTATTTTCTTAAAAGGACTGAGAACAGGCAACTACCTTAATTTAATTAAAATCAAAAAGGAAAGCCCAAGCCTAAAAAGCAGAATCGAAGTAATACTTAATAAGCTGAGAGAGGTGGATTTCCCTTCCGCTGGAAAAATCGGTGAGAGCCCTATCGTGGCCTCTTCCAGTAGCCCAAAAAACCTCACCCTTACTTATGAGCAAGGTAAAAGCCCTATATCGTTTTCCTATATTTACACAGCAGAGGGCATTCAGTTTTATGAGCCTATCCTCGTGGACGGGAAGGAGTATTCTCATTTAATTTTAGATGAAAGTAGCAATACCTTAAAGTCCGAAGACGGGCATATTGTAATAAAACTAAAAGTTGCGCCTATCAACTTTAAGACTCAAGGTTGGGTGTTGGATTTAAGTGAGGAAAGCAACAGGTCTAATGCCTTTGTAGGAGCCATTGATGCAGATGGATTAATTCATAAGGTAATATTTGGTGATGAATATGCTTTGCAGAAGTATTATGTTTTAGGAAAGTTAGGGCAAAATGTAGGCTTTCATACTTTTGCCGAAGATATTCAAGGGCCATTTGCTGTCAACGGCTTAAATTTTTCAGCCGATGATAATGATCCAAACTTAATCCATATTGGTAAAGGTGATGCGATTAATTTTGACACTTACCTACGTTATGTCAATAGTGTGCTTAATAAAATTACAAATAACTCGCCATACATTGTGGAGCAAAACGACCCAGCTAAACCAGGAATGGTGAAGCTCACGAGCCAGAAAGACCCCTCTGTTTGGTTCTACATTAGTTCATTATAATTATTTTATAAATAATATTTTAAGTAGAAGTCCACCCTCGCAGGGGTGGACTTCTCTTTTTAGTAACTAAAATAGCCCTACCAAGGCAGAGAAATGGAGAGTGAATGCCTTATGAAATTGCTAAATGTTTTAGCGATTAGAGTATGGTGTTTTGGAATAAAAATATTGTGTTGCGCTACTTTATTAGAAAAAACAACTATCAGGCAAGTGGTTTTTGGTGGAGATGTATGGTTTGAAGTGTTAAAAAGTGATAATTTTATGGGGGGGGGAGTTAAATAGCTTTATTTCTTAAACAGAGTTTAGATGACACTTAGACTTATAAAATTATTGGCTGTTTTATCCGAAAAGTCAGGTGTTTTTGTAGATATGTAAAAATTAGGGTCATTTTTATGTAAAATTCGTAAATGAAATATGTGTTTTTTAATTCTTGAATAAAAAAACATACTTTTAGCCGTGTTAAAAACTTCGTATTTGTTCAAAGCTTCTGTATTTTTGCAGGCAATTACATTTTTAAATTAAAATATGAGGAGTAAAAGTTTATGGACAATTGCTTTTTCTATGTTCCTTAGCGTGAATGCCTTGGCGCAGGAAAAAGTAGTTACAGGAAAAGTGGTAGATGCCAGCGGATTTCCCTTGGCAGATGCCTATGTGTATGTAGAAGGTACCGACCAAGGGGTGTATACCGATGAGAATGGAAACTATTCAATCCCAGCTAATAGTGAGGATAAAATTGTAGTGGAATTCATTGGATTTGATACAAAGACCTTGCCCGTAGGCTCCAAATCTAGCATCAATGTGCAGCTGAATAAAGGTGGCGCAGTAAATCTTAAAGAGCTAGTAGCTGTGGGGTATGGTGTCTCTACCCAAGAGGCATTGACAGGTTCTGCCACTTTGGTGAAGAAAGAGCAGTTAGAAAAGTCCCCAGCCGTGAATCTAGAAAAAGCATTGCAATCAGCTACACCAGGGCTTCAGGTGATTAATGCTACAGGTTCTGCAGGTTCAGGGGCTACAATTCGTTTGCGTGGGATAGGTTCGCTTACAGCAAGTGCCGCGCCACTTTGGGTGGTAGATGGTGTTGTGGGAGCGCCTAGACCTAATATGGAAGATGTGAAAAATATTACAATCCTTAAAGATGCAGCTTCGGCCTCCATCTATGGTTCGCGTGCGGCTAATGGGGTAATCATCGTAACTACTAAGAACGGAAAGCAAGGGCGCACAGATTTCACCGTTCAGGCTAAATACGGTGTCTCCACTAGAACAAATAATAAATTTAAGCTGATGAATTCAGCCGATTTTTATCAAACCTCGTGGCGAGGCTTGTACGCAGAAGCCTTAGCTTATGGGCTTCCGCACGATAGAGCCTCTGCCTATGCAAGCGGAAGAGTAGAGCAATATGCTGGGCGAAACCCCTTTAATCTCGCTAATCCATTTGATGAAAATGGAAACATATTGCCAGATGCTCAATTAATGATTAATGAAGATTGGCTTAACTTAGCTTACAGAGCTGGCGCTACAAGACAATACGATGTAAGCGCTAACGGAGGGAATGAAAATACAAAATTCTACCTCTCCCTAGGCTATTATAATCAAGATGGTATCGTGAAGCCAGATGACTACACCCGCTACTCTGTGCAGTTGAATGTGAGCAATCAGGTGAGTGATAAAATTAAAATAGGGCTAAGAACAACCCTCAGAAGGTCAGAGGGCCACGGCGTAGGTGATTCTCCAAGCCCAAGGTCTACGGGCTATGCAGCTTATACAATGCCAAGCAATGTCTCGCTCTATGAATTAGATGATAATTTCAATATCGTGAGAGACCAATACGGTAGGCCACTCTATAACTGGGACAATGAGATTCAGCAAGATTATAACCCTTACGGCTTAGCCGCACTCAATAGTAATTATGGTAAAGTTACCTCCGCATTCAGTAGCGTGAACTTTAATTACAAAATTTTAGAAAACTTAATCTTTGATACCAATTTCAGTGGAGATTATTCCAACGATAGAAGCGGTTCTTTTGATTCAAGATTGCACGGCGATGCCAGAGGCGTAGGCGGTAGAAGCCAAAAAGAAGCCACAGAATCATTCAGATATTTAGGCTCTACAACTTTGACCTATGATAAAAATTTAGGCGAAAATCATCACCTCAATGCTATGGTGGGGCACGAGTTTGAAAGTTATAGAGCAGAATCTCTCAGTGCGCAAGCCAAGGGCTACGAGTTTGATTTCTCCTCAGAGCTATCAGTAGGTACGGCGCCAGAAAAAGTGAACTCATCCGTGGCACAGAACAAAATGATAGGTGTATTCTCCCGTGTAAACTATGATTATGGGAATAAATATTACACCTCATTCTCCATCAGACGCGACGGCTCCGCAAAATTCGCCCCATCAAATCGCTGGGGAACCTTCTGGTCGGCCTCAGCCGCTTGGCGATTAAACAAAGAAAACTTCTTGCGAGATGTGCGCTGGATTGATAATTTAAAACTAAAAGGAAGCTACGGTACGAGTGGAAATGCTGATATTGATTCATACCTATTTATGCCACTATATGGCTTAGGTGGCGACTATAATGGGCAGGCAGGTTTGGTGCACACTCAATTATCTAACCCTAGCCTGAGATGGGAGAAAAACGCAATGACTAATGTGGGTATAGAGTTCGGATTATTCGGCTTCCTAGATGGTACAGTAGAGTGGTTTACCAGAGCCTCAAAAGATTTGTTGATGGATAAGCCACTATCATACTCCACAGGTTGGGCTTCGCGCACAGAGAATGTGGGAGCTATCAAAAACACAGGTATCGAAATCCAATTAAGCTCTAAGAACATTAGAACTGAAAAATTCTCTTGGGAGACTAGATTTAATATAACTCACTACAAAAACGAAATCACTCAGCTCTCACAAGATAGAATCGTGCGAAGTGCCAATTCCAAAATCTGGAGAGTGGGCGAAAATGCTTACACTTGGTATCTAAAAGATTATGCCGGTGTAAATAAAGAAACAGGTGCCGCTCAGTGGTATAGAGATGTGGTGGGCGCAGATGGCTCAATCTCTAAGGAATTAACGGAAGACTACGGCCTAGCCACTTACTATGAATTAGGCTCTTCCTTGCCAAAAGTATACGGAGGATTGGATAATAACTTTAATTACAAAGGCATCAATCTATCCATTCAGCTATATTACACCTTTGGAGGCAAAATCTATAACAGATTAGAGGAGCTCACAATGAACGACGGATCAACTTATGGTTGGCAGCTAAATGAAAAGATGAAAAATGCGTGGAGACCTGATAACAAAGATTCCGACATTCCGCAATTCGTGCATAATAACCCAACCAAGGCCAATCAAAGGTCTTCAAGATTCTTAAAAGATGGCTCTTATGTAAGAATTAAAAATGTGGAATTATCTTATGACATTCCAAAAGATTACCTAAAAAGAGCTGGAATTCAATCAGCCAAAGCATTCATCAATGCAGACAATGTTTACACATTCACCAAATACGATGGGCTAGACCCCGAGCAAGGTGTTAATGGATTTAATGCTTTCTCTTCAATTCCAAACATTAGAACAATCACCTTTGGCGTTAGAGTAGGTCTTTAATAATTAAAAACAAAACAATTTATATGAAAAATATAACTAAACTAATCATAGGAGCTTCGATGCTAAGCGCTGTCGCGTGTACAGACTCTTGGCTAGATGTGGAGCCCACCAAATCAATCCCCGCAAAAATAGCATTCTCTACACCAGAAACATTGAACGCCTCTGTGGTAGGTATTTATAGAGGATTTATGGGGCAAAAAACAGGAGGCGCATACAATGTAGTGTTCAACGATATCCGTGGCGAAGATGTTGTGCTAAAAAGTAGAAACAATTACAACAAGTTTGTCCGTGTCTACGATTACGGATACATTCCCTCCCTTTCGTTCGGCAATGATATATACTTTTCATTCTATGAAATCATCGAGGGCTGCAACTCTATCATCGCCGCAGATGAGAGAGGCGAAATCACCCTCTTGCCCGCCGTGAAAGCCCCCCTCGTAGCCGAGGCAAGAGCAATGAGAGCATACAGCTACTTCCAGCTAGTAAGAATGTTTGCCGAGCCTTATTCTAAAAACGGCGGCGAAAGCCCAGGGCTTGCCCTAAAAGTAACCCCAGAGGTAGACGACCTCGTGCCTAGAACCAAGGTAAAAGATGCCTATGATTTAATCCTTTCAGATTTAAATTATGCCCTTGCGCATCTTCCAGCGCCCACCAGAAAAGACCGCGTGAACCGAACCTTCGTTCAAGGGCTATTAGCAAGAGTATTCCTAGAACTTGGCGAAAACCAAAAAGCCATAGAATACGCACAAGCTGCACTTGCTCAAATGCCTGCCCTAAGCCCAGAAATTTATGAAATAGGCGTATCGCAGGACAATCCCTCTGTCATATTCGCCATTTATAATACCGAAAAAGTATACCTAGGCTTTGGCGCTTATGCATCAGACATTGATTACGGCTACAAAGACGCAGGAGGCTACGGCGTAGTAGGCGCAGACATTGATTTTGTAAACAATAACTACTCTGCCGATGATAGAAGAAACGCTTGGTTCGTTAATAGATGGGTGTATGAAAACCAGTTCGAAGTAGACGGAGGAAAAACCACTTGGACCGCCTACAAAGCCAAACTAAGCGATAAAGCTTTCTACGATGAGCAAGTAAGCAGAAGAAATATCCCAGCCGGATTATGGGACGATGCCACAGGCCGAATCCCTGAAAATAGCCTCCGAGACTTGGAGAGAATTATGTATGATAACGCTTTCTTCAACATCATTTCTATGTACGGAAAATTTCCGCCGTTTTCAGCACAGAGAGCCGTGGGCAATCAGCCCACCCCAAATGCAGGATATCCCAACCTAGCAAATGTCCCTGTGATGAGAACCCCAGAGCTTCACTTAATCATTGCAGAAGCAGCCGCACTAAAAGGGGATAACGCCCTTGCGAAGCAAGAGCTATTAGCCGTGCAGCAAAACGCCAACGCACAGCCATACAGCACTGGAAACCTCCTTGATGCAATCCGCCTAGAACGAAGAAAAGAGTTAATCGGCGAAGGATTCCGCACCTTTGACATCATCAGACAAGGAAAAGTGATTGAACGACCAAACTACTGGGGGCCTAAGCAATACGCTACCATCAACCCAACAGACCCTAAGTCTAAAATCATATTCCCAATCCCTCAAAAAGAGATTGACAACAACCCGCTCTTTACCGAGCAGGACCAAAATGCAGCTTACAAGTAATTAAGCCAAAAAGTAATCTCACTATTTCAATGCCTTGCCTATTTGCAAGGCATTTTTTTATGCCCGTGCAAAATCTAAATCAAGGAGAGCTAAAAAGTAAGCAAGAAAAACCCTATTTCATTAAAGAGAATTTAAAAAACCATCTAGGGGAAGTTTTTTTACATATGAAGAGGCTTCCTCTACACTTGTAGATAATTCCTCTACACATAGAATATTTAATGTCCTAGATGTTTTATTGTAAAATCTTTAATGATTTTTGAAATTTATTAGATAAAGTATAAATCCGCTTCATCTACGGCGCGCACCCCCTTGGGGTGCGCGCCGTAGATTGGTTTGATGGGGCTATTTTTTAATTTCCAAAAAAGGCTACCT
This Ornithobacterium rhinotracheale DNA region includes the following protein-coding sequences:
- a CDS encoding putative zinc-binding metallopeptidase gives rise to the protein MKKIISLSVVFALLFTLSSCREDDEIKSESVLTSSNPTAQNELDKWIATNFIDPYNIALLYRYEDTKTDQTDYVIPASYNKSVQMANIIKYLFLDAYAPHTPKNFLKQYGPKTIMLVGSGAYYPNGTVKLGLAENGVKFTLFDVNSLNVSNVEQLYDRHFRTIYHEFSHILHQTKDFSAEFKKISAKDYVSDSWSDVWRNPRDLDDQNAQKPLSLEAGFISDYSSKDANEDFVELIAHYLTYSPEKWKQTLDKAAGANGDKPGKKILEQKIGIVISYMKKEWQIDLDALRDEIQTRASKIGELEIDQLK
- a CDS encoding DUF4302 domain-containing protein, which encodes MERKLFKYLFLLFAIFSGCTGFEDDDLFGEPASKRLEQNRLDVLNELESSSEGWLLQYYPHPDQIYGGINYFLKFKEGKVVATIEGTQGEVESSYQIISRGGSVITFNQYNELLHKYAVPSGAKPEGDQGDFEFLVLSYENGVYNLKGLRTGNYCRLLKINENVQSLESKIDQVKATSLDGLIFNEETNLKGEISKSTKQISFDTENGVLSQRFIYTENGIRLYDPITINGNVYQEFVWNAKDKLYRPIGETNAGFRVIQAPIDFSKRWSLVIDPQKDNACQEIKDLQNKIQADILTQYPGVFLYYQYDFGTLTGKMYGMRFDVIDANTFTVYGATYNATFKGVIGDENALEFVPNFYYTESQGSYWEYFPSLNEILNKFASNSPYTVTKIDEEQRKLVSKENPEFWFVLGPPPVED
- a CDS encoding DUF4302 domain-containing protein is translated as MKIYKFTQIASLAAVALLSGCGGLETEDLFDKPSSIRLEENRNEIQSALEANEEGWVLQYFPHPDRIYGGVNYFLTFKDGKVTAALEGDTQNETSAYQVLTRSGSVLSFSQYNSLLHQYASPSESKPEGDKGDFEFLVLRQNQDTIFLKGLRTGNYLNLIKIKKESPSLKSRIEVILNKLREVDFPSAGKIGESPIVASSSSPKNLTLTYEQGKSPISFSYIYTAEGIQFYEPILVDGKEYSHLILDESSNTLKSEDGHIVIKLKVAPINFKTQGWVLDLSEESNRSNAFVGAIDADGLIHKVIFGDEYALQKYYVLGKLGQNVGFHTFAEDIQGPFAVNGLNFSADDNDPNLIHIGKGDAINFDTYLRYVNSVLNKITNNSPYIVEQNDPAKPGMVKLTSQKDPSVWFYISSL
- a CDS encoding SusC/RagA family TonB-linked outer membrane protein — translated: MRSKSLWTIAFSMFLSVNALAQEKVVTGKVVDASGFPLADAYVYVEGTDQGVYTDENGNYSIPANSEDKIVVEFIGFDTKTLPVGSKSSINVQLNKGGAVNLKELVAVGYGVSTQEALTGSATLVKKEQLEKSPAVNLEKALQSATPGLQVINATGSAGSGATIRLRGIGSLTASAAPLWVVDGVVGAPRPNMEDVKNITILKDAASASIYGSRAANGVIIVTTKNGKQGRTDFTVQAKYGVSTRTNNKFKLMNSADFYQTSWRGLYAEALAYGLPHDRASAYASGRVEQYAGRNPFNLANPFDENGNILPDAQLMINEDWLNLAYRAGATRQYDVSANGGNENTKFYLSLGYYNQDGIVKPDDYTRYSVQLNVSNQVSDKIKIGLRTTLRRSEGHGVGDSPSPRSTGYAAYTMPSNVSLYELDDNFNIVRDQYGRPLYNWDNEIQQDYNPYGLAALNSNYGKVTSAFSSVNFNYKILENLIFDTNFSGDYSNDRSGSFDSRLHGDARGVGGRSQKEATESFRYLGSTTLTYDKNLGENHHLNAMVGHEFESYRAESLSAQAKGYEFDFSSELSVGTAPEKVNSSVAQNKMIGVFSRVNYDYGNKYYTSFSIRRDGSAKFAPSNRWGTFWSASAAWRLNKENFLRDVRWIDNLKLKGSYGTSGNADIDSYLFMPLYGLGGDYNGQAGLVHTQLSNPSLRWEKNAMTNVGIEFGLFGFLDGTVEWFTRASKDLLMDKPLSYSTGWASRTENVGAIKNTGIEIQLSSKNIRTEKFSWETRFNITHYKNEITQLSQDRIVRSANSKIWRVGENAYTWYLKDYAGVNKETGAAQWYRDVVGADGSISKELTEDYGLATYYELGSSLPKVYGGLDNNFNYKGINLSIQLYYTFGGKIYNRLEELTMNDGSTYGWQLNEKMKNAWRPDNKDSDIPQFVHNNPTKANQRSSRFLKDGSYVRIKNVELSYDIPKDYLKRAGIQSAKAFINADNVYTFTKYDGLDPEQGVNGFNAFSSIPNIRTITFGVRVGL
- a CDS encoding RagB/SusD family nutrient uptake outer membrane protein; translated protein: MKNITKLIIGASMLSAVACTDSWLDVEPTKSIPAKIAFSTPETLNASVVGIYRGFMGQKTGGAYNVVFNDIRGEDVVLKSRNNYNKFVRVYDYGYIPSLSFGNDIYFSFYEIIEGCNSIIAADERGEITLLPAVKAPLVAEARAMRAYSYFQLVRMFAEPYSKNGGESPGLALKVTPEVDDLVPRTKVKDAYDLILSDLNYALAHLPAPTRKDRVNRTFVQGLLARVFLELGENQKAIEYAQAALAQMPALSPEIYEIGVSQDNPSVIFAIYNTEKVYLGFGAYASDIDYGYKDAGGYGVVGADIDFVNNNYSADDRRNAWFVNRWVYENQFEVDGGKTTWTAYKAKLSDKAFYDEQVSRRNIPAGLWDDATGRIPENSLRDLERIMYDNAFFNIISMYGKFPPFSAQRAVGNQPTPNAGYPNLANVPVMRTPELHLIIAEAAALKGDNALAKQELLAVQQNANAQPYSTGNLLDAIRLERRKELIGEGFRTFDIIRQGKVIERPNYWGPKQYATINPTDPKSKIIFPIPQKEIDNNPLFTEQDQNAAYK